The Vigna unguiculata cultivar IT97K-499-35 chromosome 6, ASM411807v1, whole genome shotgun sequence genome contains a region encoding:
- the LOC114188343 gene encoding uncharacterized protein LOC114188343 — protein MTGLNKYYSYVHEKLFDKLHFVACVVKESKANGLEDQLLTVKELKHTAQASVHNKAVSHLECGPLFGIGAVILLKQVFVFNPKADKLYLNITLRNIVKVFNHDISDPTMEEVESTHMVDVEKEPAQQPVQPQMNHTEPLIVNHDVQPIVQKNVEMNVDPNMEHLDQILVQTVKDSSEDEEMTYISIDDRIKSLVDSFKKFKNTKVGQSSKSQP, from the exons ATGACTGGactaaataaatattactcCTATGTACACGAAAAGTTGTTTGACAAATTGCATTTTGTGGCCTGTGTTGTCAAGGAGAGTAAAGCAAATGGGTTGGAGGATCAGCTTCTCACTGTTAAG GAACTAAAACACACTGCCCAGGCCAGCGTTCATAATAAAGCAGTTTCACATCTTGAATGTGGTCCACTTTTTGGTATTGGGGCTGTGATTTTACTGAAACAAGTGTTCGTATTCAATCCTAAGGCAGATAAGTTGTACTTAAACATCACTCTAAGGAATATTGTTAAG GTGTTCAACCATGACATCAGTGATCCAACAATGGAAGAGGTAGAAAGTACACACATGGTTGATGTAGAAAAGGAACCAGCCCAACAACCTGTTCAGCCACAGATGAACCACACTGAACCACTTATTGTAAACCATGATGTTCAACCAATTGTTCAGAAAAATGTGGAAATGAATGTGGATCCAAATATGGAGCATCTGGACCAAATCCTTGTGCAGACGGTAAAGGATAGTAGTGAAGATGAGGAAATGACCTACATCAGCATTGATGACAGAATTAAAAGCCTAGTTGATTCtttcaagaaattcaagaatACTAAAGTAGGGCAATCATCAAAGTCACAACCATAG
- the LOC114188344 gene encoding protein FAR1-RELATED SEQUENCE 6-like, whose protein sequence is MQNREQDDPICLDDISLLDEDCGLGTSDGDKTYESAQVINNSLEGVVPNVGMWFQSAKEIKSFYKQHAVKCGFGVQTRISKKDDDNQLCYLKLVCSREGKYVSQIPPELKTHPAQTRQCLACLTAKQTLDINNEAGVHLNKTFRSLVGHMGGFDNLQFLERDARNYIGQQRRVFSKEGDKHALMQHFSRMRELNNSFYYEIDTDPENRIINVFWEDARSRAALVDFGDVISFDTTYLTNKYDMPFAPFIGVNHHGHSILLGCGLLLEDTSTFTWLFQCWLRCMGNRAPDGIITDQCKAMKNAIAIVFSNTRHRWCLWHIMKKVPEKLGGLTTYKTIKHALKQLVYECTSTINFELGWEQFISNFDLHHNEWLSTLYEEISRWVPCYLKSQFWAGMSTTQRTEGMNAFFDGFINSTTTLK, encoded by the exons ATGCAAAATAGGGAACAAGATGACCCAATATGCTTGGACGACATAAGTTTACTTGATGAAGATTGTGGTCTAGGCACATCTGATGGGGATAAAACGTATGAGAGTGCTCAAGTTATTAACAACAGTCTAGAGGGTGTTGTGCCCAATGTTGGAATGTGGTTTCAAAGTGCAAAAGAGATTAAGAGTTTCTACAAGCAACATGCTGTCAAATGTGGTTTTGGTGTTCAAACTCGTATATCAAAAAAAGATGATGATAATCAGTTGTGTTACCTCAAATTAGTTTGCTCAAGGGAAGGAAAGTACGTCTCCCAAATCCCGCCAGAATTGAAGACCCACCCAGCCCAAACAAGACAATGTCTAGCATGCTTAACA GCAAAGCAAACACTTGATATTAACAACGAGGCTGGTGTACATTTGAACAAGACATTTAGGTCGTTGGTTGGTCATATGGGAGGTTTTGACAATTTACAGTTTCTTGAGCGAGATGCAAGGAACTACATCGGACAACAAAGACGAGTTTTTAGCAAGGAGGGAGATAAGCATGCTTTGATGCAACATTTCTCAAGAATGAGGGAGTTGAATAATTCCTTCTATTATGAAATTGACACTGATCCTGAAAATAGAATCATTAATGTGTTTTGGGAAGATGCAAGGAGTAGAGCTGCGTTAGTGGACTTTGGTGATGTCATCTCATTCGACACTACATACCTCACCAACAAATACGACATGCCATTCGCACCCTTTATTGGTGTTAACCATCATGGCCACTCAATTCTACTTGGATGTGGGTTGCTCTTAGAAGATACATCAACTTTCACATGGCTCTTTCAATGCTGGTTAAGGTGCATGGGGAATAGAGCACCAGATGGCATCATAACTGACCAATGCAAAGCAATGAAAAATGCTATTGCTATTGTATTTTCCAACACCAGGCATCGCTGGTGTTTGTGGCACATCATGAAGAAAGTCCCCGAAAAGTTGGGTGGATTGACAACGTACAAGACCATAAAACATGCTTTGAAACAATTGGTGTATGAGTGCACCTCGACTATTAATTTTGAGCTAGGTTGGGAACAATTCATATCCAACTTTGACTTACATCATAACGAATGGCTTTCAACGCTTTACGAGGAAATAAGTAGATGGGTTCCTTGTTATTTGAAGTCTCAATTTTGGGCTGGTATGTCCACCACTCAAAGAACTGAGGGTATGAATGCCTTCTTTGATGGTTTCATAAATTCAACCACAACATTGAAATAA